TTCAACTCTTCCATTTTATCACACAAATGGAAGCGAAGATTAAGAGGGCTGCTAGCAAAACCTCAAAAAATGTAGTCTGCAATTAGTGGAGGCAATCTCTGAACGTTTTTCTTGACTCAAAATAATGGTGTTTAAAGACTAAGTTACTATCTTACCTACTAAAAAGGGACCCTTTGCAACATAAATCACAACTCATTTTTCCTAAGAGTTATATAATAAGACCCAAAATATTGAAAAAGCAAAGGGGATTGGGGACCATCCACTGTGTCGGGTGGGAGGAGGGGCCAGACACCAAATGTCGTACACAACTCAATTCCAACCCCAACTCAATTATCCATCGTCATTTGATATTTCTAGGGGACCATTGCTGGAAGGGACAAGGATTAGACCATTGTGGCTGAACCCCACCCTTGCCCTTATTGTGAGAAGAGTTGCCTTCAGCAATTGGCATAACCCATATAATATCTGTCTTGATTATGAAAGCACACAATCGAAAGCTATACGTTCGGAAAATTATATTAACTCCTAAGCTCGCTTTTTAGATCTAAAAGCTCAATCTTGTTTTGTTTAACTTCTTTCATATCACTTCCTTGCTTTTCGTtcctctcttttcttcttcttctgctTCTTAAATCTCGGTTTGCTTGGATAAACACCATTATCATCAACTTCATCACCCTGACCCTGCAACTGCATATTCGTGTGTATAAGGGTTGTTTTTAGTAGTAAACTAATGGAAAATCATACTGAGTTAGTTGGTAAGTCTATACAATATAATCAGCCAGCTTATTACATTTTATTAagtatttctaatattttatagaCATGGGCACATGAAAGGGGTGCAAAAACAGCTAAGTGAGCAAAAAGAAGACCAATCATATCTTTTGATAATAATATAGTTGATTATCCTAATTACTTAAAGCTTTAGAATGTTTTTTCCTCGTCAGTCTTTGAGAGGTCCAAATCCTAGTTCTACTACAGCATCATCTTGTAGCACTAAATTAGCTTTTACAGTTCTTGGCTTCTCCTCATCAGCAGCTTCCAATTGATTTGAAGCTTCTATTTTTGTCTCAGCAATGGGAACTTCACCGAACGAACCTCCATTATCGGCCTTTCCTCTTTGGTTTGTATTGTTGGTCTGGTTGATGATGTTTATTTCAGGAGGTTCGCTAACGCTATAAGATGGGATGACAGAAGGCAGCTTGGATAACAAAGCTCCAAGACTGCAAGACACAGTAGGAAGAAGGGGTGGAATTGACCAAAAGGGTGGTCCTATAATGCCATTTTGTGGGCTGTTCCAACCTAAGTTGATGGACTTGATTGGAGAATCCTCGGGTCTTTCTTCGATCAATCTTTTTGTTCCGCCAAACTGGCGTTTGTCATCATGAcagatggttgttgtttcatggtGTTCAGGCATCTGGTTATTTGGTTTAAGGGCGTACGGATGTTGAATCGGCAAGTATGGTCTTTGAATGGCGAATACACCAGGTATACTCTGGAGATAGCTGAATTTCCTCTGTATGCTGATCACCAGATTAAGATCTTCCACCATCTGAAAAACCCCATCACTCATTGACTGACTTAAAAGCCAAAAATAATAtatccaaagaaaaaaaaggaaaaaagagaggGAGACCTTGTCCAATGAACCAAGTTGAATGATCCCTTCTCTGACAGAAATGATGGCAATTGTCTGTAAATCAACAGAAACTTTAATGAGCTTTTGAATGGAACTACGGCAGCGGTTCTTACAGTTAGAATTCTCTTTTCACATTGTTTACTTTCTGTAGTTACTAACCTGAATGCCTGAATTGAACTGTGATGTCCATGCCTTTGGCTGCTGCATAAAGGATAAAAAAAGAAACTGGTAAatcaaattacaagaaaaagtaCATTCACTTATGAGGACAAAAGAAACTAGTAGACGTGTTATCTTACAGGTTCAATAGACATATTCCAGGAGGAGATGAAGCCTGGATCATTTTCATTTGGGATTTCTTTATGCACCCATTTGTGACTGTTATCTGCTGCAATTTTCCCTACTAATCTGTAATCAAGGTGCCATTAACTTCACCATTCAGGTCTTCAAATTTCTATAAGGAATTTTAACGATAATTAAAGTAATTCTCACCCTTCTCCATAGTTATAAACTTCATGTGACATTTTGAAGAAAATATCAGCTCCAAACCTTCCCTTTACATAACCACTTCCAGCACGCTCACATTCATGGAAATCACAAAACCCATCTTCCCATACAAGAATCCTATAACacaaagccattcaagagtttaaaattgaacaaaaatcaaACATGGCTTGTAcaacaaaaaagagaaaaataactGAGTTGACCAGTTTCTTTTGTTTCCTTTGGAACGATCAAGTGCACTCCCTCCATAATCCCACCTGCAATAGAGCAATTTGATTACCTAGTGAACGTTAGACAAATTGGTTATCACTTGGTTTCGACATTAAAGACTCTGCTGAAGCGATCAAACATGTTGGCACTTGACATTTACTAGTAAGTTCTTACTTTGgtggtggataatttcgaggcaGTATCCTCCAAAACACTGCATAAACCCActttgatgaagaagaagaagaagaagaagaagaatctgaatATGAACACAAGCTCCGTAGCGTGTGCTGCAAGAGACAGTTAAGCATTGGAAGTCCAGCTTCCATTGTCACTCACAAAATTAGAGAgtgagaagagaaaagaagagaagagagtTGCCAGCGGACAAAGAGTCCTAGTTAAAGTTGCACATATAGAAGGCAAGAACAAAATAAAAGCATAGCCACATTCCAAACGCAGGACAGTTCAGTGTAAGCAACACGCTCCAATTAAAGTGATTTTGATGGAGGGACCGGTTTCATTTATGGTTTGATTCAATACTTGAAATGTAAGAGAAAGGACAGGTTTCAACACCCTCAAAACCAAATTGTTGGCGAGTTTAATACACTCTCCCTACTAAGGGTAAGGACTTGGGGATGGGATTTCTTGAGCAGACAGGTTCCCCACGGAAGCTTCTTTAATTTTGTGTCTTTCCTTAAGAGAGCATAATGGACAAATATGAAACAGCATCAAACAGTTGGTTTTAATAATTCTGTTTGAGTAGGAAATGATAATGTCAAGAGTTTTTTTGTGGGATTATCTCACCATGCAAACTCCGGTagtttgcaactgataataataatatgaggAATGAAGGCAATATGAGAATTGGGATcttctttctttccattttccCGGGAACCAACCactatcttttattttcttgtatTTAGGATCTATTTAATTAAACTGAATGCAAGAACATTCAATCAGATGGATTGAGCCAATGCTTTATCAGCCTCAAATTGAAGTGCCAAAAAAGTCAAAGAAAAAGATTCCCCATTTGTGTTCTCGAATAGCTTGAAATTTCATTTTGAAAATGTTTGTTCCACAAATATATAAGACAAGAATATACCCCATTGTACCAAATATTTTGATTCTGAAATGCTTTTCACAGCTAAAAATTACAGTTCATGTTCATTTTCAAATTAACAGGTGAAAAATAAATCCACAGTCTAAATGATGTGAAGATTATGCTACTGAACAGCTAGAAAACTTTTTAACATTTCTTCTTAGAAATTTATAATTGATTTTCTGAGAAAGGCACTTCATTTGGTAACAACCCCAAGGAAAATAATGTGTTTGTTTGATTATAAAAGCCTTGCTTACCCTGAAATTAGAGCTATGATGAAGTATGAATCTATTTAAAGGGTTAAAGAAAGTGATGTAGCAACAAGCATTTCGAAACATCTTTAAAGTGTCCTTTTTTTTCCTACTTTTATTCTAACAATATTCGATATCACTATACATGTTTGTCCATCGTTGTAGTTGGATTGATCCTAAAAGTTTGATTGATGGGTCTTATGAATCAATAATGCTAATGACAGGATTATTGACCTATCAACTTTCTAACCTCATAGCTGGCTATGTTAAATGGCCATTAACCTGAACCTGAACCTGAACCTGGCCCAACATCCCAGTGGATGGAAAATGATACAAGTTAATAGATcttcaaacaataaaaaaatatcactGTTCTGATATATGGAATCCAGGTTCTTATATGTCATAACTACAGTATTTCTCTAGTTCTAAGAGCCGAAAAAGTTTCAATCTTCATCTTCAGCAAGGTCATCCAAAATGGCATCTGCAAAGACCATAGTGATAAATATTGCAGGTTTCCGATTGAAGATTTGTGTTTTACTTAAGACAAATTCCTTTAGTTAGCCATGGTGCATCATCAATATAGCTATTAGCTAGTAAAGCAGTCAAGAAACCACTTCATGCATTTTCTTAAAACTCTGGTAAATTATTACAGATGATCCAAAACGCTAACAAAGCTTTCAATTTCAACGtcttaaagcaaaaaaaaaaaaaaaaaaagaaaagaagaagaagaagaagaaagaaagaaagaaagaaagaacaaatCTGAATGAAAtcttatttattataactttctgtaaataaaaaaaaaagtggtcCTCTAGGCTCTAGCAATCCTTTTTAATTACTGAGAGTGCTACATCATGCTTCATGAACACGTCCCACTCACCTTTTGCAATGTCCTGGTGTAGCGCATCAACTTGTTTAACTGGACTCCATTCACATTGCTGCACTCcatcaaaaaggaaaatttaccCACTGTAATTTACATATAGCTGCTGCGATATGTTGGTTGAAAGACAATAGAGAGTGATTCAAAGTGAGACAGGAAGTTAATGGTTTTTCATTCAGAAATTGAAGTAATAATTGCAGAGGATTTGGATCAAGTTGAATAGGGGTGGTGGCATGCACGGTGGGGGCAGGTAAAAAGATTGACAGCTACAATTAGTAAGGCAAAAGAACATCCCAACTCTTTCTAAAAGGACATTTAGGGCCATGGCCCTGCCCACTCCACTCCTACAATTATCACTCCTTTCCTTGCCTTTCCTTATCTCTTTGGATTGAACAGTCCAACAACCCACCTCTCATTGTTGCAAACCCACTGTCCTAAATCTCATCAAAACTATGACtccatcaaaaaaaaaaaagatctttACTATTTCTTAACCTCATTCTCTATGTTCCTATGCCCTGCCACACACTTTACTGAAAAATTTGTTAGTCGCTTACTATCACTAATTGACCatcacaatttaaagcttcaacaGGTTTAAGGTTGCACCAGGATGTAAAGGATATGCCAAGCTTAAGGACTCATAACAAAATAAGTAATAACATTTCCTACTGTAGAAATGGTTGTGATTCCAGCTAAAGCGTACCTGCCCAAATCTTTTGTTgactttataaaatatatagaccGGGACTTGGGTTTCTTTTAATTATACTCAAAATCTGCAAGTTTTTCAATGTCATGAATGCTTAATTTCCTACCTAGGTCCACCTCTTCATATGATCAAATAGAGCCAAAATAATATACTAATAAAGAAACTAAACCTCAGCAGCACCAGACAAAACTGTGTTTGTGCCCAATGCCTAAGAAGCATCTTTGGGTATCAATAAAAGCGACCATTCGTTAAAGCAAAGAAGTAGAAACGTAGAATTAAATGCTGGGGAAGTTCCAAAATTTGTAGTGTTATGGTATCTACAATGCTTTGCAGAGTATTCGAATTTCATCAAATAACAAACTCCAGCTATTCATGATGGGGTACAGTGCTTTATTTTCTCCTACATGCAgcagttttttcttttctttgaaagaAATGACCTATCACATAGTTACAAAAGTTGCTTCTCTCATGGAGAAATTCCATTGAAAGTGGTATTAAAAACTCAATTCTTAAAGACTTGAACATTAAATGGTGTAACCTACCTGGGTCCTGGAGCCTCCCGTTTGGGTGGTAGATAAGACTAGAGCCACTTCCACTCCAATTTACAACAGCTCAAAACAGAGAAAGAACCGCAATGACTTGAAACTACGTACAAGGATGCAATTATAACAGCTACAAgtacttgaaagaaaaaaaatatctcCAAAGGCAAGATAAGGATTATTAAATGATGTACTTTAGAACGATGTTGATTCGGGAACTTGCTTTCACTGGGATGAGGGGGGGGGCAGAAGAATTATAACAGTGtatctaaaatttataaatggTTCATAAATGTCACCTCATAGTTAAGATCAGCTAGTAAATCATGTAACAGGGGCTGCGAGATGTCAAATCGAATGAAAATTTTGTGCAGAAAAATAGGACATTGTTGTCTGGTTGAGAAATCATGGAACATGGCCTATAGGTAACCGCTTAATTCTTTATGACCTCGAAATACAGCAGCCTAGCTTGAACCAATGGCAATATAGGCTGAGGAGAAGTGATAGCAAAGTATCGGGCTTTTCTAGCTTTTTCTTTAGCCCAGACAAGAATGGCCGAACTCCGAAAGAAACCGCACAGATATCCGATAAAACTTAGGCCAAATGTCAACTTCCAGCCCGGATTTTTTGTTGAGACTTTAACACAACTATGGAAATTTTTAGAGTATATgaatataatgatttatttggtctttaacttattaaaaaaatattttagtcttttatttaattttttgttttaatttttagatttatgttgcttatcaatttattttaaaatggatggaaaaattaatttgttGACATGTATTGTTACataagcaattaattaattttcaaaattaaaaaattaataaaaatgtacaaattatttaaaaaataaaaattattaaaaaattttaatttttaaaaggttaacgTGGCATACACATGGGCTACCACCTGGGTGCCATGTCAATAAAATTAATATCcgttaactttttcatctattttgggtGATTTAATGATTCATGTTAAAGGCTAAAAGcgacaaaaaattaaatagagggttaaaatatttttttttgtaaagttggaggaCCAAATCAGTCATTATGCCTATAAAATATAagcataatgtcaaatttagcccttaatgtttacatatttttattaatttggtctCTCTTTTTTTTCGATCTAAATTTGGCACaacgtttttaaaaaaaaggttgaatttgGCTATTAACCTTTCGAAAAGAGTTGAATTGTTGTTTTCTTTATTGAAAAtgctaactaaaatattaaatctatGAACTTGACAACCAACATGGCAATCTACATGTGTTtcatactaattttttaaaaattttaaattatttgttgacgtgACTTATAAGTCAAATAATGTCATGTCAGCATGAAGTACATGTGAACTATCACACGAGTTACCACgccaatatcattaaaaatttaaagatttaagtaggattttcgttaaaaaaaacaaatttactttttttaaaaggtattaatgatcaaatttaactaaaaaaaatgtaaggaccaaattgacaaaaatgtaaatattaaaatctcCCCAATATCTATCATCTAAAAATGGTATCATTTAACATATGTGGTAGTagactgaaaaaaaaaacatttgtggTAGTCGTTAATTTAGAATTGATGATAAGTGCAATAAGTTCTTCTCCAGGAATAATAATATATTTCCTTGGTCAATGATGCCAACTTTTATCTGAAGATAAGGGAGCTTTGGACGAGTTAATGCCTAGCAACACCCCTCAATCGACAAACAAAACTGAGTTGAGCTGGCATGCTGTTTTTGACAATATGGCCATTGACTTCCCCCGTTTACCCGAAACGAGTTTACTTCATTGTCAACTTTGGAGGAGGAAGATAACAAGCAATCACCCCCTACTGCACCCTTTCACCCGTTGACTTTCCCCGCTTTGCGACTTGCAATAGGATTTAATCAGTAAATGGTTATATTTGTAATTGTTAGTTCAATGGTGTTCTTGTTTTTTAAAACTTTCCTGTTGAGGGTTTATTAATATTAAAGTTTACTACGTTAGGCATTTTTTAATCTTTCATGCAGTGGAGATGCTTCTCTCAATTAACTCCTCATAGCACTCGTTTATCCTACACGCTTTCTGCAAGTTGTTGGCTTTTCCcatgaaaagaaaaattcaaagcgCCCCTTGGTTAATATTTAATACAACTAACATGAATGACTAAAACAGTTTCGTCAACCCTTAGCCAAATGAGGTTATTTCCTCCAACccctataaatatatataccagTAGTAGGAAGTCGtacattttatattttcatactaaAACGCAGGGTTTAGTTCAGTTCAGGATACAGTAGTTTCATACTAGAATTCATGTCGATCTCTGGAATCCATGGCCTGCCTTTAGAGGTTACAGGTATGATGCATATGATTTACCTTGTTTCCCAATCGGCATTGCTATTAGCTTCTTATATTCTCATATCACTTTGCAGTTGTTGGATGTTACAACTTGGAAGACAAAGAATGGGTATCAAGGCAGGATCCTTATGTTTGTCTTGAATATGGGAGTGCCAGGTACCGAACCAAAACCTGCACAGGTAAATTAATCCGTCTCTCTTTGGTGTTCGGTTTGCTAATTAAGCATATGACAGCAAAGTCAACATTTTGCTTCGAGTAATAAAGGTCGTAAGTTAACGAATGTTGTTAGATGGAGGGAAGAACCCTACTTTCCAAGAGAAGTTCATTTTCACACTCATTGAAGGGCTAAGGGAGTTGAATGTGGCGGTTTGGAACAGCAACACTCTGGTTGCTGATGATCTTATTGGCACTGGAAGGTAAACCTCACTCTATACTGATTTAATTCAGAAATAATACAAAGTCCCTAAACTCTTAAACCAGTTATTGCGCACTTCACAGGATTCAACTCCACAAAGTTCTTTCCCAGGGTTTTGAAGATTGCACCTGGCCTCTTCAAAGCAAAACCGGCAGGTTAAATAGAAGCTTTTGTATAGGGTTTATAACCATGGCAAATTCACATCTCTGATAGATTTCTTTTGGTACAGGCATTCAGGAGAAGTCAGActcataatgcactaccccaatgCCCAAGTAAGTTccatatatatttgtaaaatccTATCGAATAATGCAAACACAAATATAAACCTGATCAAGTAACCATGGTTTTCAATTGTAGCAACCCGAAAAGTTCAAGACAAAAGGAGCTCCATCGTTTCCTGAATATGCACCATCAGCCCCCTTCACCCAGGTCTTACCATACAGTCATCCACCAGCAGCACTATATCCGAGTACGATGCCATATGCAACCCCTCCATTGTCTTACAATTCATATCCTCCGCCTAGTACAGCAACGTATCAGCCATCTCCATACGCTGGTTATCCTCCACAGGCCCCTTCTGCGAGCTATCCTCCACAAGTATACCCACCTCCCCCTCAGCCATCTACTTATTATCCACCAGGTACATTTTTGTTAGCTATAGTACTTGTGCACTTCGTCTTTCTAAGCTGCTACGAATccctaaaagtaaaaatattttcaagagcTTGAAACTTATCCCATTCTCATGTTTTTGTCTGTTGCTTTAtctgaattcatttttttatggTTGCTTGCTGCAGCTCCGACTGCAATCTATCCTCCGCCGCCCTATTGAGCTCTTTTTTCACTAATGTCATGCAAAGCTGAGAGAAATCATTGCGTTGAGCCACAATGGCTTTGTAATTGTGCTGATTTCTGCGGAGAATTCCATTGCGTTGTATGAAAATAATTCCCCTTTTTTAAATCTGTATTTCAAAAAAATCTCTCGGTTGTTACTGAAAATTTGGTTTCTTTGAATTCACTGCTTGTCTGCAATTCCAGATAATAAAAAGCAGTTTTCTCAACTTGATGTTGAGCTTCCTGGTTTTTCTCCTACGTGAAGTTTGcttattgttattttttacaaACAGAGAATGTTCAAAGTGATTATAGATTGGTGAATGAGCAAAGCATAGGCATGTGGATTATTCTTAAGTACTTAATTAAAACAAGAGGTTGGGAAAGCCCATGGATTGCAGCTTCACTAtgagaaagaagaaatatataaatgaaGGATTAATGGCATTCTATAAGTTGGAAATCATTTATTAGTATAAAttaataccacaataattcatctAAAATAGCAtccttatattaatatttattaaaatcatatatttttacaAGATCtacattttttgaatttattatagAATAATCAATTTACATTATATAAATTCTTTAACTATTACATTTACTATACTATTATTGTTACAGATAATATTTTAAGTAAGCACTGTATTACATTACATTATAGTCATAAAACGATTTAGATTTTTATTTCCCTCTAATTTTGCTTTTGTAGATTTTAAcgtcaacaataataataataactcaaaaaatgtgaagtatatattaattattttttcaagtattttaatttttaaatttaatactttttgttttataatttaataattaaattaaaaaaatgaagtgaatattatattaatttttaattttttaaagtatctACTAGAGCAAGTCCGGTgacaatattatattaatttttaattaaaacttgaaaaatgaataattaaaaaaaattaattaattataaaaagtgtatatttaaaatttaaaatgaataatgtgaacattctattagttttaattaaaacttgaaaaagagaatattttaatgtcaacaaaaaaaaactcaaaaaagtgaagtatatattaattattttttcaaataatttaaattttaaattttgaaaaaaaatttgaagtgaaatgaatattatattaaatttaattaaaacatgaaaataacaaaaattaacgtcaacaacaataattttcatgaaatcatacaccaataaaattatttgataatttaatttaataaaaataaaactaattacatatttaataattatttcaaaaaattatcaaGTGTGTATACCTCtttcattatttataatttcGAAGTTAATGTTTTTATAgataaattatatgaaaataataaatttacatgaCATCATTATACATAAGTtaatatgtttacaacaaaacattttgaaataaaaggaaGGTTAACTTAAcgaatatttaaattaaaactaaattctCGAAATTTGATAAATAcgtatattaaaataaatcccaaattaaaatatactattaaattattttatatctcaaattttaaattttaattcttatatttttatttttatgaatttagatactttattttttagattttaaaatttaagtattacTATCAaccatgttaaatttgttggtgtgagattttaaaatttaaaaaaaaaaacctcacttGGTAATCATCTGAAAAAGTTAAGGGActaaagtatagggattaaattataaattttggaaGAGTACAAGGATTATGGCACATTTTAATAAAATCCAACTAGGGATTGAATCTGAAACTTATACATAGTACTGTGAGTAGTAGAagaatttaaccttttattttcctaCTAATGAAAGGAAAAGCAAACATTGGATTTCGCACTAGATACCTACTCTGTTTCCGTATTGATTAATTAAGGCGGCCTTCATTAAACTCAAAGAAGAAACAGAAAGGCTGAAAAAGCATAGCGAAGGAGAgaagcaaaaacaaaaagaaatggaTTACCTAGGAATCGATCTTAGCTGCGCCATTGGATCTCTAAAAGATGGCAATTTCCCTCCCAAGGACTGTTTGTTGCCTCTCATCTCCAAGCTCCTCGGCTACGCCATCGTCGCCGCTTCCACCACCGTCAAACTCCCTCAGGtctctttctctttttcccttcctttctttacCTTACTCTTCTTTCTGCTTGCCGGTTTgggtttttccttttctttttaaagatcaattttttagttaaactttccgaggattttttttttactgCTAAAAATTTGTTTAGATCGTTTAGTTTTCATGTAAACCAGTGATCTTGTATGTAGGAATGAGATCAATAAACCAATCTTATCTGCTTTCTGCACAGAGATCAGTTACTGTCTTTGCTTATAAAGCGTTGCTTGATCTTTTCAACTTCTAATAATGCTCTTATGGTTGTAACCGTTGCAGATATTGAAAATTGTGAACCATAAAAGTGTTAGAGGGCTTAGTCTTATAGCCTTTGAGCTTGAAGTAGTTGGTTATACCATTGCTTTAGCGTATTGCCTTCACAACGGACTACCCTTTTCAGCTTATGGGGAATTGGTATTTCTTTTGATCCAAGGTAAATCTAGCCTCTCTTTTTTTCTGTTGTTGTTACTGTGAACTTTGCTTGCGAGTAGAAGAATTTAAATATCCATGGTGATCTCTTTAAAAAGATAATGGGAACTGGAGTCATGTTTCTTATTCACTGTTAGCTTTGGATGATACCATTTGGTGCATGCtaatgaaaacatgatttgatttgatttgttttgtgtaacatgcatgttaatttcttgctgtcacaAACTAGTTTCATGTTGCCTTACTCCCATTTTCCCCTGCTGCTTTGTGTCTTGTGGTACATGTGCATGCTTGTGGATAAATTAGAAGTAGAATTTGAGAAATTAATATACCATGCGTACGTTATAATTGAAACCAATACGTATATTTCCTGAACTTGTTAAGCATTCTATTTCAAAGATATGGTAGCAGACTTCATATCTTCACATCATaacaaacattttttttttggtttgtttgGGTTTTTTCACCTTCATGCATCCTTTTATATTCGGTAATGCCAATATTGCATCTTGAAAATGTTTGATCTGATTTTTCTTCTGTTACAGCCCTAATCTTAGTTGCTGTTATTTACTACTATTCAAAACCCGTGGGCATCACGACCTGGATCAGGGCACTGCTGTATCCTGCTTGTTTCTctgttaattttcctttttccttctgtttttttttttttaatctgcaGGAAATATGTATGTTCTCTTAACATGATGGTATTTCAGATATTGTGCTGTAGCACCAACAATCTTAGCTGGCCAAATTGATCCTATTCTTTTTGAAGCTCTATATGTGAGTAGCATCTTTCACAGTCCATATTGTATCTTGAAAACATTGTTGAACATGTAGCGTCTTGTGTTCCTTTTTGTCCTTTACCTTGTTTCTGTCATCAACTTATGGTTATGGGTATACTATTATTAGCTCATATTCATCTCTTAATATTTAGATTTTAGAAGCTTTAATATGGCTTTGCAAGGCTAACACTAATAATGTGGATATGACCTGCTACAGGCATCCCAGCATGCAATATTTTTCTTTGCCAGGGTGCCACAAATTTGGAAGAACTTTTCTGTAAGTATAACTTGAATTCCATATTGGATTTTTTATCCCGCTCTTGAACTGTacaaatttttccataaatttccgTATCAATTAGGCAGAAGGAATCTGTAAACCTTTATCTGATATATATTTTACAAC
The sequence above is drawn from the Gossypium hirsutum isolate 1008001.06 chromosome A05, Gossypium_hirsutum_v2.1, whole genome shotgun sequence genome and encodes:
- the LOC107958150 gene encoding uncharacterized protein isoform X2, which produces MEAGLPMLNCLLQHTLRSLCSYSDSSSSSSSSSSKWVYAVFWRILPRNYPPPKWDYGGSALDRSKGNKRNWILVWEDGFCDFHECERAGSGYVKGRFGADIFFKMSHEVYNYGEGLVGKIAADNSHKWVHKEIPNENDPGFISSWNMSIEPPKAWTSQFNSGIQTIAIISVREGIIQLGSLDKMVEDLNLVISIQRKFSYLQSIPGVFAIQRPYLPIQHPYALKPNNQMPEHHETTTICHDDKRQFGGTKRLIEERPEDSPIKSINLGWNSPQNGIIGPPFWSIPPLLPTVSCSLGALLSKLPSVIPSYSVSEPPEINIINQTNNTNQRGKADNGGSFGEVPIAETKIEASNQLEAADEEKPRTVKANLVLQDDAVVELGFGPLKD
- the LOC107958150 gene encoding uncharacterized protein isoform X1 gives rise to the protein MEAGLPMLNCLLQHTLRSLCSYSDSSSSSSSSSSKWVYAVFWRILPRNYPPPKWDYGGSALDRSKGNKRNWILVWEDGFCDFHECERAGSGYVKGRFGADIFFKMSHEVYNYGEGLVGKIAADNSHKWVHKEIPNENDPGFISSWNMSIEPQPKAWTSQFNSGIQTIAIISVREGIIQLGSLDKMVEDLNLVISIQRKFSYLQSIPGVFAIQRPYLPIQHPYALKPNNQMPEHHETTTICHDDKRQFGGTKRLIEERPEDSPIKSINLGWNSPQNGIIGPPFWSIPPLLPTVSCSLGALLSKLPSVIPSYSVSEPPEINIINQTNNTNQRGKADNGGSFGEVPIAETKIEASNQLEAADEEKPRTVKANLVLQDDAVVELGFGPLKD
- the LOC107961295 gene encoding extensin; the protein is MSISGIHGLPLEVTVVGCYNLEDKEWVSRQDPYVCLEYGSARYRTKTCTDGGKNPTFQEKFIFTLIEGLRELNVAVWNSNTLVADDLIGTGRIQLHKVLSQGFEDCTWPLQSKTGRHSGEVRLIMHYPNAQQPEKFKTKGAPSFPEYAPSAPFTQVLPYSHPPAALYPSTMPYATPPLSYNSYPPPSTATYQPSPYAGYPPQAPSASYPPQVYPPPPQPSTYYPPAPTAIYPPPPY
- the LOC107958152 gene encoding mannose-P-dolichol utilization defect 1 protein homolog 2, which translates into the protein MDYLGIDLSCAIGSLKDGNFPPKDCLLPLISKLLGYAIVAASTTVKLPQILKIVNHKSVRGLSLIAFELEVVGYTIALAYCLHNGLPFSAYGELVFLLIQALILVAVIYYYSKPVGITTWIRALLYCAVAPTILAGQIDPILFEALYASQHAIFFFARVPQIWKNFSNKSTGELSFLTCLMNVAGSLVRVFTSLQEKAPTMVLLGSVLGIATNGAVLSQIILYWNSQVPKEKKAE